A region of [Bacteroides] pectinophilus DNA encodes the following proteins:
- a CDS encoding aminoglycoside phosphotransferase family protein: MKFDNCISKGKLKSVYLKDGKAIKVFDKKYNKSDVLYEALNTSRVEDAKADVPKLLSVDVIDGQWCITSEYVEGSTLAELMKAHPKKMDTYLQQMVDLQLSIHSKRNPLMIRLKDKLIRQINDLDCIDSTKKYEILTRLNGMHEHSKLCHGDFSPENIIVTKSGKLVAVDWVHATQGNASADVARTYLLLALNDIAVADRYLDIFCAKSGTAKNYVQNWLPIVAAAQLDKKRPEEKELLTKWIDVVNFE, from the coding sequence ATGAAGTTTGACAATTGCATTTCCAAAGGAAAATTAAAAAGCGTCTATCTTAAAGACGGCAAAGCCATTAAAGTATTTGATAAAAAATACAACAAGTCAGATGTTCTCTATGAAGCACTCAATACTTCGCGTGTAGAGGACGCCAAAGCTGATGTACCTAAGCTTCTCTCTGTTGATGTTATCGACGGACAGTGGTGCATTACAAGTGAATATGTCGAAGGCAGTACTCTTGCTGAGTTAATGAAAGCTCATCCTAAGAAGATGGATACTTATCTACAGCAGATGGTTGATCTTCAGCTTTCTATCCACAGCAAGCGTAATCCTCTTATGATAAGACTTAAGGATAAGCTCATAAGACAGATTAACGATCTTGACTGCATAGATTCTACCAAAAAATATGAGATTCTCACAAGGCTTAACGGAATGCATGAACATTCAAAGCTTTGCCACGGCGACTTTTCTCCTGAGAATATCATTGTTACCAAGTCCGGCAAGCTTGTTGCCGTAGACTGGGTACATGCAACACAGGGCAATGCAAGTGCTGATGTGGCAAGAACTTATCTTCTGCTTGCTCTCAACGATATAGCTGTTGCAGACAGATATCTCGATATCTTCTGTGCCAAGTCCGGAACTGCCAAAAATTATGTTCAGAACTGGCTTCCTATCGTCGCTGCTGCACAGCTTGACAAGAAACGTCCTGAAGAGAAAGAACTCCTTACGAAGTGGATAGATGTTGTTAACTTTGAATAA
- a CDS encoding response regulator transcription factor, which yields MNDNKPIRILIADDHAMIREGLKQILELEGDIEIVGEASDGYECLNLINKLNPEIVLLDINMPNLDGIQVLNIMKQQQLTNKVIVLTIHKEIDYLIKVFDIGCDGYVLKDSDSATLRKAITAVHMGEGYVEPSLTPLLNSSLVERDIMTGKVNDLTKRELQVLKLIANGMFNREIAVQLKISERTVKNHISNIFRKINVSDRTQAAVFAIKNKIVDIK from the coding sequence ATGAATGATAACAAACCAATTCGAATACTTATTGCTGATGATCATGCAATGATTCGTGAGGGTCTCAAACAGATACTTGAACTTGAAGGCGATATTGAGATTGTAGGTGAGGCAAGTGACGGATATGAATGTCTTAATCTTATAAACAAGCTTAATCCGGAAATAGTTCTTCTCGATATCAATATGCCTAATCTGGATGGTATACAGGTACTTAATATTATGAAACAGCAACAGCTTACTAATAAGGTAATAGTTCTTACTATTCACAAAGAAATTGATTATCTTATTAAGGTGTTTGATATAGGCTGTGACGGATATGTACTTAAAGATTCGGATTCGGCAACTTTACGCAAGGCAATTACAGCAGTTCATATGGGAGAAGGATATGTTGAACCTTCACTTACACCATTGCTTAATTCAAGCCTTGTTGAGCGTGATATAATGACAGGTAAGGTTAATGATCTTACTAAGAGAGAACTTCAGGTACTTAAGCTTATTGCTAACGGTATGTTTAATAGAGAGATAGCAGTGCAGCTTAAGATAAGTGAGCGTACTGTTAAGAATCATATATCTAATATATTCCGTAAGATTAATGTATCGGACAGAACGCAGGCTGCGGTATTTGCAATTAAGAATAAGATAGTGGATATTAAATGA
- the rsmG gene encoding 16S rRNA (guanine(527)-N(7))-methyltransferase RsmG, which translates to MNFTDALNEINVELDDSMEEALQKYYELLVEWNKVMNLTAITEKDDVYVKHFLDSLAVKTVFDDKEYAKMLPDTNTAIKVIDIGTGAGFPGIPLKIAFPSVKVTLLDSLNKRIKFLNEVISTVGLNDIEAIHGRAEDYAREPDYRESYDLCVSRAVATLSTLAEYCLPYVKTGGYFISYKSGDIDDELKTATHALKLLGAKTIGVKKLTLPGTDIERSFVIIKKMAHTDKKYPRKAGLPSSKPL; encoded by the coding sequence ATGAATTTTACGGATGCTCTTAATGAAATTAATGTAGAGCTTGATGATTCTATGGAGGAAGCACTTCAGAAGTATTATGAGCTTCTTGTGGAATGGAATAAGGTTATGAATCTTACGGCAATTACTGAAAAGGATGATGTGTATGTTAAACATTTTCTTGACAGTCTTGCTGTTAAGACAGTATTTGATGATAAAGAATATGCAAAGATGCTTCCGGACACCAATACTGCGATTAAGGTTATTGATATCGGTACCGGTGCGGGATTCCCGGGAATTCCGCTTAAGATAGCATTTCCTAGTGTAAAGGTTACTCTTCTTGATTCACTTAACAAGAGAATTAAGTTCCTTAATGAGGTTATATCAACTGTGGGACTTAATGATATAGAAGCAATTCATGGAAGAGCAGAGGACTATGCAAGAGAGCCTGATTACAGGGAGAGTTATGATCTGTGCGTGTCCAGGGCAGTTGCCACTCTTTCAACTCTTGCAGAATATTGTCTGCCGTATGTTAAAACAGGAGGATATTTTATCTCCTACAAATCAGGCGATATTGATGATGAACTTAAGACTGCAACTCATGCGCTTAAGCTTCTCGGTGCAAAGACAATAGGTGTTAAGAAGCTCACACTTCCGGGTACAGATATAGAGCGTTCTTTTGTTATAATCAAAAAAATGGCTCACACAGATAAGAAGTATCCTCGCAAAGCAGGACTTCCATCAAGTAAGCCATTGTAA
- the serS gene encoding serine--tRNA ligase, translated as MLDLKFVRENPEVVKQNIRNKFQDQKLPLVDEVIALDEQARATQKEADEIRSSRNKISKQIGMLMGQGKKEEAEELKAQVAKNAERLTELEAREAELNEKVTKIMMTIPNIIDPSVPIGKDDSENVEIEKFGDPFVPDFEIPYHTDIMEKLHGIDLDSARKVAGNGFYYLMGDIARLHSAVISYARDFMIDRGFTYCVPPFMIRSNVVTGVMSFAEMDAMMYKIEGEDLYLIGTSEHSMIGKFIDTITPEAELPKTLTSYSPCFRKEKGAHGIEERGVYRIHQFEKQEMIVVCKPEDSNMWYDKLWQNTVDLFRSLDIPVRTLNCCSGDLADLKVKSLDVEAWSPRQKKYFEVGSCSNLGDAQARRLKIRVNGEDGKKYFAHTLNNTVVAPPRMLIAFLENNLNEDGSVRIPKVLQPYMGGKTVIEP; from the coding sequence ATGTTAGATTTAAAATTTGTCAGAGAGAATCCAGAAGTAGTAAAGCAGAACATCAGAAATAAGTTTCAGGATCAGAAACTTCCATTGGTTGATGAGGTTATAGCACTTGACGAGCAGGCAAGAGCAACTCAGAAGGAAGCAGATGAGATTAGAAGCAGCCGTAATAAGATATCAAAGCAGATTGGTATGCTTATGGGACAGGGCAAGAAAGAAGAAGCTGAGGAACTTAAGGCACAGGTAGCTAAGAATGCTGAGCGCCTTACAGAGCTTGAAGCAAGGGAAGCAGAACTCAACGAAAAGGTAACTAAGATAATGATGACAATTCCTAACATCATTGATCCCAGTGTTCCTATCGGTAAGGACGATTCAGAAAATGTAGAGATAGAGAAGTTTGGTGATCCATTTGTACCTGATTTTGAGATACCGTATCACACAGATATTATGGAAAAGCTTCACGGCATAGACCTTGATTCTGCAAGAAAGGTTGCAGGTAATGGATTCTATTATCTCATGGGAGATATCGCAAGACTTCATTCAGCTGTAATCTCATATGCAAGAGACTTTATGATTGACAGAGGCTTCACATATTGTGTACCTCCATTTATGATAAGAAGTAATGTAGTTACAGGTGTTATGAGTTTCGCAGAGATGGATGCCATGATGTATAAGATTGAGGGTGAAGATTTGTATCTTATCGGTACGAGTGAGCATTCAATGATTGGTAAGTTTATCGATACGATTACGCCTGAGGCAGAACTTCCTAAGACACTTACAAGTTATTCACCATGTTTCCGTAAGGAGAAGGGTGCGCACGGAATCGAGGAGAGAGGCGTGTACAGAATTCACCAGTTTGAGAAGCAGGAAATGATTGTTGTATGTAAGCCTGAAGACAGCAATATGTGGTATGACAAGCTGTGGCAGAACACAGTAGATCTCTTCAGATCACTTGATATTCCTGTAAGAACACTTAACTGCTGTTCAGGAGATCTTGCAGATCTTAAGGTTAAGTCACTTGATGTAGAGGCATGGTCACCAAGACAGAAGAAGTACTTTGAGGTGGGCAGCTGCTCTAACTTAGGAGATGCACAGGCAAGACGTCTTAAGATTCGTGTAAATGGCGAGGATGGCAAGAAGTATTTTGCACATACACTTAACAACACAGTTGTTGCACCACCAAGAATGCTTATTGCATTCCTTGAGAATAATCTTAATGAAGATGGAAGTGTCCGTATTCCTAAGGTTCTTCAGCCATACATGGGTGGTAAGACAGTTATAGAACCATAA
- a CDS encoding histidine kinase — translation MNKIKEFLTTEKNNLKVERKEKESNIYRCELNIASIDDAIKKLELQVDNTINVFKPADKNESDEMREIRLLKERRDSLQKDIDVMKKRVVIIDNRLDKIGEVDKEVPLYDVNGYKMLSIRESERQRIARDIHDSVVQKMTALIHKSEFVQMVMDSDSQRAKLELEVINKTMRECIDELRDIIYDLRPMALDDVGFKTTLSRYINQCESQTDMNITIDMEDLDESFVDDVIGLSVFRIIQELTSNSIKYSEGNNINISVSSDNNEIVINHKDDGKGYDDDAVNRDNREKHNSGFGLAIIKERVKLLNGVIDCSHDSGTCNIIRIPCVSHTEEESNE, via the coding sequence ATGAATAAGATAAAGGAATTCCTTACTACCGAAAAGAACAATCTGAAAGTAGAAAGAAAAGAAAAAGAAAGCAACATATACAGATGTGAACTCAATATCGCATCTATTGATGATGCAATCAAAAAGCTTGAACTACAGGTTGATAATACTATTAATGTCTTTAAGCCGGCAGATAAGAATGAATCTGATGAGATGCGTGAGATAAGGTTACTTAAAGAGCGAAGAGATAGCCTGCAAAAAGACATTGATGTTATGAAAAAAAGAGTTGTAATCATTGATAACAGACTTGATAAGATTGGTGAAGTTGATAAAGAAGTTCCTTTATATGATGTAAACGGATATAAGATGCTTTCAATCAGAGAGAGTGAACGTCAGAGAATAGCGCGCGACATACATGATTCTGTTGTTCAGAAGATGACTGCACTTATTCACAAGTCTGAATTTGTTCAGATGGTAATGGATTCCGATTCGCAACGTGCAAAGCTTGAACTTGAAGTTATTAATAAGACTATGAGAGAGTGCATCGATGAACTTCGTGATATTATCTATGATTTGCGGCCAATGGCACTTGATGATGTAGGCTTTAAGACAACGTTAAGCAGATATATTAATCAGTGTGAATCACAGACAGATATGAATATTACTATAGATATGGAAGACCTTGATGAAAGCTTTGTTGATGATGTAATCGGATTGTCGGTATTTAGAATAATACAGGAACTGACAAGTAACTCGATAAAGTATTCCGAAGGCAATAATATTAATATATCTGTTTCTTCAGATAATAATGAGATTGTTATTAATCACAAAGATGATGGTAAAGGCTATGATGATGATGCCGTCAACAGAGATAACCGGGAAAAGCATAATTCGGGATTCGGACTCGCAATTATAAAAGAACGTGTTAAACTTCTCAACGGAGTAATTGACTGCAGTCATGACAGTGGAACATGCAATATAATCAGAATACCATGTGTCTCACATACGGAGGAAGAAAGTAATGAATGA
- a CDS encoding AAA family ATPase, protein MGRIIAIANQKGGVGKSTTAINLAACLAEKEQKVLIVDIDPQGNATSGLGVSKDDVENTIYQVMLGTISADDAIQKDVFDNLDVLPSNVNLAGAEIELIDVENREYILKNILYDIKDRYDYIVLDCPPSLSMLTVNAMTAADTVLVPIQCEYYALEGLTQLIHTINLVKRKLNPELELEGVVFTMYDARTNLSLQVVENVKENLGQNIYKTIIPRNVRLAEAPSHGLPINIYDSKSAGAESYRLLAEEVMNQNFG, encoded by the coding sequence ATGGGAAGAATAATTGCAATTGCCAACCAAAAGGGTGGCGTTGGAAAATCAACAACAGCAATAAATCTTGCGGCATGTCTTGCAGAAAAGGAACAGAAGGTTCTTATAGTGGATATTGATCCACAGGGGAATGCAACAAGTGGTCTGGGAGTATCAAAAGATGATGTTGAGAACACCATTTATCAGGTTATGCTTGGCACTATAAGTGCTGATGATGCAATACAAAAAGATGTATTTGATAATCTTGATGTACTTCCTTCTAATGTCAATCTTGCAGGAGCAGAGATTGAACTGATTGATGTAGAAAACAGAGAATATATTTTAAAGAATATTCTCTATGATATTAAGGATAGATATGATTATATAGTGCTTGATTGTCCACCATCACTCAGTATGCTTACGGTTAATGCAATGACGGCGGCTGATACTGTACTTGTACCTATACAGTGTGAATATTATGCACTTGAGGGACTTACACAGCTTATACATACAATTAATCTTGTAAAACGTAAGCTGAATCCTGAACTTGAACTTGAGGGAGTTGTGTTCACAATGTATGATGCAAGAACTAATCTTTCACTTCAGGTGGTTGAGAATGTCAAAGAGAATCTTGGACAGAATATATATAAGACGATTATACCAAGAAATGTAAGACTTGCAGAGGCACCAAGCCATGGACTTCCTATTAATATATATGACTCCAAATCAGCAGGAGCAGAAAGCTACCGATTACTGGCAGAAGAGGTCATGAATCAGAATTTTGGTTAA
- a CDS encoding alpha/beta fold hydrolase — translation MNKWHKFGIAAGITGSAAFITYLINRVIFSTSVSFEVTQTNDRQIYNWRFGDISYRVKGSGTPLLLIHDLTPVSGAYEWNKVFDELAKDHTVYAIDLIGCGYSSKPSITYTAYLYVQLIEDFIKNVIGRRTDVIVTGDSAPIVIMACHNNDTLFNKLILINPENFESCSQIPGKRMNIFRKLLNTAIIGNSIYNMSVSKNAITELCQNRLFYSKASASVINALHETAHLGGFGARHLYASTRCHYTSVNINKALAAINNSIFIIAGDNAVNMEHTIEEYIETNPVIESAVIPRSRHLPQLERPARFINQLRIFL, via the coding sequence ATGAATAAGTGGCACAAATTTGGCATTGCTGCAGGAATAACCGGAAGTGCAGCATTTATAACATATCTTATTAACCGTGTAATATTCTCAACCTCAGTATCTTTTGAAGTTACACAGACTAATGACAGACAGATATACAACTGGAGATTTGGTGATATATCATATCGTGTAAAAGGAAGCGGAACACCTCTTCTTCTGATTCATGACCTTACACCGGTATCAGGAGCCTACGAATGGAACAAAGTCTTTGATGAACTTGCCAAAGATCATACCGTATATGCCATAGACCTTATCGGCTGCGGCTATTCATCCAAGCCATCGATTACTTATACAGCATATCTGTATGTGCAGCTTATTGAAGATTTCATTAAAAATGTTATCGGCAGACGAACTGATGTAATTGTAACCGGTGACAGTGCACCTATTGTAATAATGGCGTGCCATAATAATGATACTCTTTTCAACAAACTTATCCTCATTAATCCGGAGAATTTTGAAAGTTGTTCACAAATTCCCGGTAAAAGAATGAACATATTCAGGAAACTGCTTAACACAGCCATAATAGGCAATTCTATTTATAATATGTCAGTTTCAAAGAATGCAATAACTGAACTTTGCCAGAACAGGCTTTTCTACAGCAAAGCCTCTGCTTCTGTTATTAATGCACTCCATGAGACAGCCCATCTTGGCGGATTTGGTGCGAGACACCTTTATGCAAGTACAAGATGTCATTACACATCTGTCAATATAAATAAAGCTCTTGCAGCAATCAATAACAGTATCTTTATAATTGCCGGGGATAATGCAGTTAATATGGAACATACAATCGAAGAGTACATAGAGACCAATCCGGTCATAGAAAGTGCTGTGATACCGCGCTCCAGACATCTGCCGCAGCTTGAACGTCCGGCGCGCTTTATCAATCAGCTCAGAATATTTTTATAA
- the mnmE gene encoding tRNA uridine-5-carboxymethylaminomethyl(34) synthesis GTPase MnmE produces MFITDTIAAISTGTMGSGGIGIIRISGDEAIEVADRLFRGVSGKKLADCASHTIHYGTIVKDDKVLDEVLVSVMKAPNTYTREDVAEINCHGGILVTRKILDAVIDAGARPAEPGEFTKRAFLNGRIDLTQAESVIDIINSQNEYALSSSVMQLRGKLSEEITRIREIILDNTAFIEAALDDPEHYTLDGYGDKLAEDVDKCVDKLDSLLKTSDNGRILKDGIRTVILGKTNAGKSSLLNALAGEDRAIVTDIAGTTRDTLEESISLDGVILNLTDTAGIRDTEDIVEKIGIEKAMKCAGNADLIIYVADATRNLDDNDKKILDFVKGRHVIVLLNKTDVENVLSVEQMRAHTDFPVLAISAREQTGIRELSDTIRQMFFAGQISSNDQIYITNARHKNMLKESINSLKLVKESIENGMPEDCYTIDLLNAYESLGKIIGQAVEDDLVNQIFSKFCMGK; encoded by the coding sequence ATGTTTATAACAGATACTATAGCAGCCATATCTACAGGAACGATGGGAAGCGGCGGCATAGGAATAATAAGAATAAGCGGAGATGAAGCAATAGAAGTTGCAGACAGACTTTTCAGAGGCGTCTCAGGCAAAAAACTTGCAGACTGTGCAAGCCATACAATACATTATGGGACAATAGTAAAAGATGATAAGGTGCTTGATGAAGTACTTGTCTCAGTCATGAAAGCACCTAATACATACACACGCGAGGACGTAGCAGAGATTAACTGTCACGGTGGAATACTTGTAACAAGGAAAATTCTTGATGCAGTAATAGATGCGGGAGCAAGGCCGGCAGAGCCCGGAGAATTTACCAAGCGAGCATTTCTTAACGGAAGAATCGACTTAACGCAGGCTGAGTCGGTAATTGACATTATCAACTCACAGAATGAGTATGCGCTGTCATCATCGGTAATGCAGCTTCGTGGAAAACTTTCAGAAGAAATTACGCGGATAAGAGAGATAATCCTTGACAATACAGCATTTATCGAGGCTGCGCTTGATGATCCTGAGCACTATACGCTTGACGGATATGGTGATAAGTTAGCTGAAGATGTGGATAAGTGTGTGGATAAGCTAGACTCTTTGTTGAAAACTTCTGATAACGGACGTATTTTAAAGGATGGAATAAGAACTGTAATATTAGGTAAGACCAACGCCGGTAAGTCAAGTCTGCTTAATGCGCTTGCGGGTGAGGACAGGGCAATAGTAACGGATATTGCAGGAACAACAAGAGATACGCTGGAGGAATCCATAAGTCTTGACGGCGTTATTCTTAATCTTACTGATACGGCGGGAATACGTGATACTGAGGATATTGTTGAAAAAATAGGTATAGAGAAGGCAATGAAATGTGCCGGGAACGCTGACCTTATAATATATGTTGCCGATGCAACACGCAATCTGGATGATAATGATAAGAAAATACTTGATTTTGTAAAAGGAAGACATGTTATTGTTCTTCTAAACAAGACAGATGTTGAAAATGTGCTCTCAGTAGAGCAGATGAGAGCACATACTGATTTTCCTGTTCTTGCAATATCCGCAAGGGAGCAGACCGGAATCCGTGAGCTTTCAGATACAATAAGGCAGATGTTTTTTGCCGGACAGATAAGCAGCAACGACCAGATTTACATTACCAATGCAAGACATAAAAATATGTTGAAAGAATCAATAAACAGTCTTAAACTTGTAAAAGAGAGCATTGAGAACGGAATGCCTGAGGACTGTTATACGATTGACCTGCTTAATGCGTATGAGAGTCTTGGCAAGATAATAGGTCAGGCTGTTGAGGATGATCTTGTTAATCAGATATTCAGTAAATTCTGTATGGGAAAATAA
- a CDS encoding ParB/RepB/Spo0J family partition protein, translated as MASAKNSKSSAKTVTKGTPKTTPKPAVKPAAKSKGLGKGIGKGIGALIAEDVEDKNEKVVVKEVIKEVKVPADTKLRISEIEPNREQPRKAFDEDALIELAESIKQYGILQPLLVQKKDGYYEIIAGERRWRAAKIAGVKEVPVIIKDYSSQEVMEIALIENIQREDLNPIEEAKAYQHLINEYKLKQDDVAERVSKSRAAIANSMRLLKLDERVQQMVMDNMISNGHARALLAISDGDKQYMIAQQIFDEKLSVRETEKLMKLLDKKKEAPKEKDVARELIYHELEEKVKSVLGTKVSIHNRKNNKGKIEIEYYSQDELERIMDMLQSIK; from the coding sequence ATGGCGTCAGCAAAAAACAGTAAAAGCTCAGCAAAAACTGTAACTAAGGGAACACCAAAGACAACACCGAAGCCTGCAGTTAAGCCGGCAGCCAAGAGTAAGGGACTTGGAAAAGGAATCGGCAAGGGAATAGGAGCTCTTATAGCTGAAGATGTAGAAGACAAGAACGAAAAGGTAGTTGTAAAAGAAGTAATTAAAGAGGTGAAAGTCCCGGCTGATACGAAGCTGAGAATTTCTGAGATAGAACCTAATAGAGAACAGCCTAGGAAAGCATTTGATGAAGATGCTCTTATAGAACTTGCTGAATCTATTAAACAATATGGAATACTTCAGCCTCTTCTTGTACAGAAGAAAGACGGATATTATGAGATAATAGCCGGTGAAAGAAGATGGAGAGCTGCTAAGATTGCGGGAGTTAAAGAAGTACCTGTAATTATTAAAGACTATTCGTCACAGGAGGTTATGGAGATAGCGCTTATAGAGAATATACAGCGTGAAGATCTTAACCCTATTGAAGAGGCAAAGGCCTATCAGCATCTTATAAATGAATATAAGCTTAAGCAGGATGATGTTGCAGAAAGAGTATCAAAGAGCCGTGCAGCTATTGCTAATTCGATGAGATTACTGAAACTTGATGAGAGAGTTCAGCAGATGGTTATGGATAACATGATAAGCAACGGACATGCCAGAGCACTTCTTGCTATATCAGACGGTGATAAGCAGTATATGATTGCACAGCAGATATTTGATGAGAAGCTCAGCGTCAGGGAAACCGAAAAACTTATGAAGCTTCTTGATAAAAAGAAGGAAGCACCAAAGGAAAAAGACGTTGCAAGAGAACTTATATATCATGAACTTGAAGAAAAGGTAAAGTCTGTACTTGGAACTAAGGTTTCGATACACAACAGAAAAAATAATAAGGGTAAGATTGAAATTGAGTACTATTCACAGGATGAACTTGAGCGTATAATGGATATGCTTCAGTCAATTAAGTAA
- the mnmG gene encoding tRNA uridine-5-carboxymethylaminomethyl(34) synthesis enzyme MnmG translates to MKNVEESYDVVVVGAGHAGCEAALACARLGLETICFTVSVESIALMPCNPNIGGSSKGHLVREIDALGGEMGKNIDATFIQSKMLNASKGPAVHSLRAQADKQDYSRRMRMVMENTEHLHIRQAEVSELIVNDGRVQGVKTYSGAVYHAKAVILCTGTYLKARCIYGDVSNYTGPNGLQAANHLTESLIANGISVRRFKTGTPARVDKRSIDFSKMAEQKGDDKIVPFSFTTNPDDIQKEQVSCWLTYTNEKTHEIIRANLDRSPLYSGVIHGTGPRYCPSIEDKVVRFADKERHQVFIEPEGNYTNEMYLGGMSSSLPEDVQYEMYRTVPGLENVRIVRNAYAIEYDCIDPVQLKLSLEFKNIEGLFAGGQFNGSSGYEEAASQGIIAGINAAMKVLGKSPLILKRSESYIGVLIDDLVTKENTEPYRMMTSRAEYRLLLRQDNADLRLTHYGYEIGLIDEKRMNYVKYKEKAINEEIERLNNTFVGTSQNVQELLERRNSTLLTNGVTLADLVRRPELSYDDIEPIDKDRPELSEDIREQVNINIKYAGYIERQRRQVEHFKKLENKKIPSDIDYKAISGLRSEAVQKLDKFRPLNVGQAQRISGVSPADISVLLVYMDSVRSVKNQPDA, encoded by the coding sequence ATGAAAAATGTAGAAGAAAGTTATGACGTTGTCGTAGTAGGAGCCGGACATGCCGGATGTGAGGCAGCACTTGCATGTGCACGTCTTGGACTTGAAACAATATGCTTTACGGTAAGTGTTGAGAGTATAGCACTTATGCCTTGTAACCCTAATATAGGCGGAAGTTCAAAGGGACATCTGGTAAGAGAGATTGATGCGCTTGGCGGAGAGATGGGTAAGAATATAGATGCAACATTTATACAGTCCAAGATGCTTAATGCGTCAAAGGGCCCTGCCGTACATTCCTTGCGTGCACAGGCTGATAAGCAGGATTACAGCAGAAGAATGCGTATGGTTATGGAGAATACGGAACATCTTCATATAAGACAGGCTGAAGTGAGTGAGCTTATAGTAAATGACGGCAGAGTGCAGGGTGTTAAGACATACTCGGGAGCTGTGTACCATGCAAAAGCCGTTATACTTTGTACGGGAACATATCTTAAGGCGCGCTGTATATATGGCGATGTAAGCAACTATACAGGACCTAATGGGCTTCAGGCTGCAAATCATCTTACAGAATCCCTTATTGCCAATGGAATAAGTGTAAGAAGATTCAAGACGGGAACTCCAGCAAGAGTTGATAAGCGTTCTATTGATTTTTCAAAGATGGCAGAGCAGAAGGGTGATGACAAAATTGTTCCGTTTTCATTTACAACCAATCCTGACGATATTCAGAAAGAGCAGGTATCATGCTGGCTGACATATACTAACGAGAAGACACATGAGATTATAAGAGCCAATCTTGACAGGTCACCTCTTTATTCAGGTGTAATACACGGAACCGGCCCGAGATACTGCCCTTCAATTGAAGATAAGGTCGTAAGATTCGCTGATAAAGAAAGACATCAGGTATTTATCGAGCCTGAGGGCAATTATACTAACGAGATGTATCTTGGAGGAATGTCAAGTTCGCTTCCTGAAGATGTGCAGTATGAGATGTACCGTACAGTTCCGGGACTTGAAAATGTCCGCATCGTGCGTAATGCATATGCAATAGAATATGACTGTATAGATCCTGTACAGCTTAAGCTTTCACTTGAATTCAAGAATATAGAAGGTCTGTTTGCAGGCGGACAGTTCAACGGAAGCTCAGGCTATGAGGAGGCTGCGTCACAGGGAATCATCGCGGGGATTAATGCAGCGATGAAGGTACTTGGCAAGTCACCGCTTATACTGAAGCGTTCGGAAAGCTACATAGGGGTTCTTATTGATGACCTTGTAACAAAGGAGAATACAGAGCCTTACAGAATGATGACTTCAAGGGCTGAATACAGGCTTCTTCTGCGTCAGGATAATGCAGACTTAAGGCTTACACATTATGGCTATGAGATAGGTCTTATTGACGAGAAGAGAATGAATTACGTTAAGTATAAGGAAAAGGCAATAAACGAAGAAATAGAAAGACTTAACAATACGTTTGTCGGGACATCACAGAATGTGCAGGAACTTCTTGAGCGCAGGAACAGCACGCTTCTTACTAACGGAGTAACACTTGCTGACCTTGTGAGAAGACCTGAGCTTTCATATGACGACATTGAACCGATTGATAAGGACAGACCTGAACTTAGCGAAGATATCAGAGAACAGGTTAATATTAATATAAAGTATGCCGGATACATTGAGCGTCAGCGCAGGCAGGTAGAGCATTTTAAGAAGCTCGAGAATAAGAAAATTCCGTCTGATATAGATTATAAGGCAATAAGCGGTCTAAGAAGCGAAGCAGTACAGAAGCTTGATAAGTTCAGACCGCTCAATGTAGGACAGGCACAGAGAATATCGGGAGTATCGCCGGCAGATATCTCAGTATTGCTTGTGTATATGGATAGTGTGAGAAGTGTGAAAAATCAGCCTGATGCCTGA